Proteins encoded together in one Micromonospora auratinigra window:
- a CDS encoding L-aspartate oxidase, protein MDLPTVDLPALPRLLAAPAPGWVETTDVIVVGSGVAGLTAALHLREAGLHVTVVTKVTMDEGSTRWAQGGIAAVLDPADTPTAHAYDTEVAGVGLCDPAAVRVLVEEGPTRLRELMRIGAEFDRNPDGSLMLTREGGHRADRIVHAGGDATGAEVQRALHAAVHRDPWIRLVEHALVLDLLRAPGDGPDGLGPACGITLHVLGEGSEDGVGAILARAVVLATGGMGQIFAATTNPAVSTGDGVALALRAGAAVTDVEFVQFHPTALIVPAGGPGAGLAQQPLVSEALRGEGAYLVDGDDKRFMVGQHELAELAPRDVVAKGIHRVLLASGADHVFLDARHLGGDFLAGRFPTIVASCLAIGVDPATDLIPVAPAAHYASGGVRTDLHGRTSIPGLYACGEVACTGVHGANRLASNSLLEGLVFSRRIAEDIAAGLPEQARPAETGAWVGGQGWVVPADGTPALQRAMTRGAGVLRSARTLAGTAAALGELGQGRGVPRTADWEATNLLTVASTLVTAAYARQETRGCHWREDFPTADERWRGHLVTGIGADGSLNERWEASA, encoded by the coding sequence ATGGACCTTCCGACCGTCGACCTGCCGGCCCTGCCCCGGTTGCTCGCCGCGCCCGCACCCGGCTGGGTGGAGACCACCGACGTGATCGTGGTCGGCTCGGGGGTCGCCGGGCTGACCGCCGCGCTGCACCTGCGCGAGGCGGGCCTGCACGTCACGGTGGTCACCAAGGTCACCATGGACGAGGGGTCGACCCGCTGGGCGCAGGGCGGCATCGCCGCCGTGCTCGACCCGGCCGACACCCCGACCGCGCACGCGTACGACACCGAGGTGGCCGGCGTCGGCCTCTGCGACCCGGCGGCGGTCCGGGTGCTGGTGGAGGAGGGCCCGACCCGGCTGCGCGAGCTGATGCGGATCGGGGCGGAGTTCGACCGCAACCCGGACGGCTCGCTGATGCTGACCCGGGAGGGCGGGCACCGGGCCGACCGGATCGTGCACGCGGGCGGCGACGCCACCGGGGCGGAGGTGCAGCGCGCCCTGCACGCGGCGGTGCACCGCGACCCGTGGATCCGGCTGGTCGAGCACGCCCTGGTGCTGGACCTGCTGCGCGCCCCCGGCGACGGCCCGGACGGCCTCGGCCCGGCCTGCGGCATCACCCTGCACGTGCTCGGCGAGGGCAGCGAGGACGGCGTCGGGGCGATCCTGGCCCGGGCGGTGGTGCTGGCCACCGGCGGCATGGGGCAGATCTTCGCGGCCACCACCAACCCGGCGGTCTCCACCGGCGACGGCGTGGCGCTCGCCCTGCGGGCCGGCGCGGCGGTCACCGACGTGGAGTTCGTCCAGTTCCACCCGACCGCGCTGATCGTGCCGGCCGGCGGGCCGGGGGCCGGGCTGGCCCAGCAGCCGCTGGTCTCCGAGGCGCTGCGCGGCGAGGGCGCGTACCTGGTCGACGGCGACGACAAGCGGTTCATGGTCGGGCAGCACGAGCTGGCCGAGCTGGCCCCCCGGGACGTGGTCGCCAAGGGCATCCACCGGGTGCTGCTGGCCAGCGGCGCGGACCACGTCTTCCTGGACGCCCGGCACCTCGGCGGCGACTTCCTGGCCGGGCGCTTCCCCACCATCGTCGCCTCCTGCCTGGCCATCGGCGTCGACCCGGCCACCGACCTGATCCCGGTCGCCCCGGCCGCCCACTACGCCTCCGGCGGGGTCCGGACCGACCTGCACGGCCGCACCTCGATCCCCGGCCTGTACGCCTGCGGCGAGGTCGCCTGCACCGGGGTGCACGGCGCGAACCGGCTGGCCAGCAACTCGCTGCTGGAGGGGCTGGTCTTCTCCCGCCGGATCGCCGAGGACATCGCCGCCGGACTGCCCGAGCAGGCGCGGCCGGCCGAGACCGGCGCCTGGGTGGGCGGGCAGGGCTGGGTGGTGCCGGCCGACGGCACGCCGGCCCTGCAACGGGCGATGACCCGGGGCGCGGGTGTGCTCCGCTCGGCGCGGACGCTGGCCGGCACCGCCGCCGCGCTCGGCGAGCTGGGGCAGGGCCGGGGCGTCCCGCGGACCGCCGACTGGGAGGCCACGAACCTGCTCACCGTGGCGTCCACCCTGGTCACCGCCGCGTACGCGCGCCAGGAGACGCGCGGCTGCCACTGGCGGGAGGACTTCCCGACGGCCGACGAGCGGTGGCGCGGCCACCTGGTGACGGGCATCGGGGCGGACGGTTCGCTGAACGAGCGCTGGGAGGCGTCAGCATGA